One stretch of Candidatus Bathyarchaeia archaeon DNA includes these proteins:
- a CDS encoding SHOCT domain-containing protein, with translation MFRPGPLGRGGARRRTRRRWRRRTALLMMTTSQKQQIQQQTGKNPETMTEDELNAAMTKTGIQPVDATDQQIADIEKFADLKEKGVLSEKEFEEKKAQILGIAPPKHKIL, from the coding sequence ATGTTTAGACCAGGACCGCTTGGTCGTGGAGGCGCCAGACGCAGAACCAGGAGAAGATGGCGAAGACGCACCGCCCTACTTATGATGACAACAAGCCAGAAACAGCAAATCCAGCAGCAGACAGGAAAAAACCCTGAAACCATGACCGAAGATGAACTTAACGCCGCCATGACAAAAACTGGAATTCAACCTGTAGATGCTACAGACCAGCAAATTGCGGATATAGAAAAATTTGCGGACCTTAAAGAAAAAGGTGTCTTGTCTGAGAAAGAGTTTGAGGAAAAGAAAGCGCAAATTTTAGGCATAGCTCCCCCAAAACACAAGATACTATGA
- a CDS encoding PRC-barrel domain-containing protein, which translates to MVKVNELKGKKVFAKRGMLIGKVEDVELDETTWGLKSVDVKLEDEVAKLYGAKGGFMTKSVVPLPANLIGQMGEDIMLKEEIKDVSSLLDHLKTPHTVV; encoded by the coding sequence ATGGTGAAAGTAAATGAGCTAAAAGGAAAAAAGGTTTTTGCCAAACGCGGAATGCTCATCGGCAAAGTTGAAGACGTGGAATTAGACGAAACCACTTGGGGTTTAAAGTCAGTGGACGTAAAACTTGAAGATGAAGTCGCAAAACTCTACGGCGCCAAAGGGGGCTTCATGACCAAATCCGTAGTGCCTCTACCCGCAAACCTCATCGGCCAAATGGGCGAAGACATAATGCTAAAAGAAGAAATCAAAGACGTTTCATCCCTGCTTGACCATCTAAAAACACCCCACACAGTAGTGTAG